TATGAAAATGGTACAGAGCCAGATCCGAAAATGCTAAAACTTGCTTTGGATAGGTTGAGACAACTATCTGCACATGAGATCGGTCACACCATCGGATTGGCACACAGTTATGCAACTTCCGCTGAGAACAGATCTTCAGTGATGGATTATCCTTATCCTGTCATCACCCAGGATTCAAATGGAGAATTAGACCTGTCTGTTGCTTATGATCAAAAAATCGGAGAATGGGATAAGTGGGCTATCAAATATGGGTATGGAACAGTCCCTGCAGGGATGTCAGAATCTGAGTTTTTAGAAAAAACTCTGGAAGACACCTATGCAGCAGGATATGAATTTATTACAGACTCTGATTCCCGTGATCCAAGTGGTGCACATCCACGCTCGCATTTATGGGACAATGGTTCCTCTGCATCTACAGAGCTTGAGAGAATGCTTGAGCTAAGAGCAAATAAATTAGCCAGCTTCGGATTAAATGCTATTCAAGATGGGACGCCAACTGCCTTATTGGAAGAAGTTTTAGTTCCTCTTTATTTGATGCACCGATACCAAGTGGAAGCTACCTCTAAAGTAATCGGAGGACTTGACTACCAGTATAAAGTAAAAGGTGACAATCAACCTAACCACAAATGGGTTCCTTCTTCCACCCAAAAAGAGGCTTTAGATGCTCTTTTATTGACCATCTCTCCTGATCAGTTAGAAGTTCCAAAACATATTTTGGCTTTGATACCTCCAAGACCTTACGGCTATGGAAGAACGAGAGAAACCTTTGTTTCGAGGACAGGACCTGTATTTGATCCAATTGCTCCTGCAGAAACAATTGTTGATTTAACCCTTTCTTTCCTATTGGATGAAACAAGAGTAAATCGAATGTACCTGCAAAACCTACAGGATGAAAGTTTACCTAGCTTTGAAGAAATTCTTAATGAAGTGACTGGAAATTTATTTGACTCTTCTCTCCCATCTGGCTTGAAGACCGAGATTAAATTAATGACCGAAACAAAAATGGTAGACCACCTCATTTCGTTGGCGAAGAATGGGGCTGCTTCCAATTCAGTACGAGCGATTTCCAGAGCTAAATTGGATGAATTAGCGAACCAAAGTATCACGAATAGGAACAGCAGTGCACTTCTAAGTCAGCACTCTAAATACCTAGCAGATAAAATCAATGCTTTCTTAGATCTTCCAGTGGAATTAACAGTTCAAGAAACCTTGAAGGCACCTGATGGATCTCCAATAGGCTCGGAATCTATGACTTGCGATTTTGACTATTAATTAAATCAGTCCTTTTCAAAATGAAGCAGCCTTACTTTTAGGGCTGCTTCATTTTTTTATAGCTACGTTTCCAAAAAAGGAACTTCTATCGATATCCACTAAATCTGGATGATGCCCTAGCTAAGGTCCAATCAATGCTTTTTTTTAACTCTTTCATCTCAAAGAACCGGCTTTTTGGAAGTCTATTAAAGCTTTTATTGCCATTTAAAACTGGGTATAATCGCACTTCATTTTTCACTATTTGTAGAATATTATTTTGTAAAAATTGCTTTTAAAAACCATGACATTTTAAAATATTTGGAATAAGGAAATTTATTTAATTTTTTAAGTCTATGGATGAAGGAAAGAAAAGATGTTTCGTAGTGATGGGTTTTGGAACCAAAACCGATTATGTCAACGGAAGAAAACTCGACTTAAATAAATCTTACCGCCTCCTTATCAAACCAGTTGTTGAGCAAAAAGGAATTGAATGCGTGAGGGCTGATGAAATCCCTCATTCTGGTTCGATTGACGTTCAGATGTATCGCGAATTATTAAAAGCTGACTTGGTGATTGCAGATCTATCTACGGCAAACCCAAATGCGCTTTATGAATTGGGGATTAGACATGCACTGAGACCCTATACTACAATTGTTATTTCTGAAGATAAATTGGTTTACCCTTTCGATCTTAATCATATTTTGATCACCAAATATCAACACTTGGGAGATGCGATAGACTATGAGGAAGTGGGGAGGTTTAGGCAAGCATTGGGGAATTTAATTGATGAGGTCATAGATAAAAATGAGTCTGATAGCCCTGTATATACCTATCTCAATTCTTTAATCCCTCCAAAGACCCAGCAAGAAATAAAAGAATCCATAGAGACTTCTCCGGAGTCTTCCCAAAATGAAGACACGGGAAAGGCCCTTTCATTGATCATTCAAGAGGCTGAAAGTGCGGTAGAAATAAAGGATTTTGATTCAGCAAGAGATTTATTCCAGTCTGCAGTTCTTTTATCCAAAATAAATCAAGAACAAAGTGATACTTATTTAATTCATAGACTGGCATTTTGCACCTATAAAGCTGCCAAACCAGATTTAATTTCCTCGCTTTACAAATCTCTTGATCTACTTATTTCCATCAACCTTGCACACACCAATGATCCAGAAACCGTCTCCACTGCTGGGGCAGTCGAAAAGAAACTATATGAGTGCGGAGAAGGCGATCAACATTTAGAAAACTCTATCCTCTATTATCAAAGAAGCTTTTACCTGCTCAATAACCGATACAATGGAATCAATTTGGCCATTACCTTTGTCTATCGCTCAAACTCAAACATTGTTAGCAATGAAAAAGAGCGAATTGCAGATTTGGTTTTTGCTCAAAGAACTTGGAAAAGGGTGATATTTTTATGTGAACGTGATTGGCCTATGATCCTAATAAAGGAGAAAACGGATGCTTCTTTTGACTCGACAACTGAGGAGTCTCAAGAGATGGAAGAATACTACGCCCGACAAAAGTTTTGGATTACAGTTAACCGGGCAGAAGCTTACTTTGGCCTAGGGAACTTTGAATTATATGGCAAATACCTAGAAGAAGCAAAAAAAATTCCGCATCCAAAGTGGATGTGGGAGAGCTTTACAGATCAAATTGGTAGATTAGAGGCTGAATTAAGAAAATCCGGTCATTTAATGGATCCGATTTGGACCCCGCCGGCATAACTAAACCATATTGCCTAGATTTTATGCAAAACCCATTATTGGCTCAATTTGCCACACCATTCGATACCGCCCCTTTTAACAAAATAAAAACTGAAGATTACTTACCTGCAATCAAAGCTAGTATCGATGAAGCAAAATTAGAAATTGAAGCGATCAAAAATGAGGAGCAGCCAAGTTTTGAAAACACGATTGAAGCCCTCGATCGATCAGGTAAAAAGCTAGGAATCATAAGTTCGATTTTCTTTAATCTAAATTCAGCCGAGACGAGTCCTGAATTACAAAAACTGGCTAGAGAAATTTCCCCTTTGCTAACACAGCACTCCAATGATATTTTATTGGATCAGGTATTATTTCAAAAAGTAGCTTCAGTTTTTGATTCACAGGAAAATTTAGATTTAACTCCAGAGCAGAAAACCCTTCTTGAAAAAACTTTCAAATCTTTTGTTAGAAATGGCGCAAAGTT
Above is a window of Algoriphagus machipongonensis DNA encoding:
- a CDS encoding tetratricopeptide repeat-containing protein, coding for MDEGKKRCFVVMGFGTKTDYVNGRKLDLNKSYRLLIKPVVEQKGIECVRADEIPHSGSIDVQMYRELLKADLVIADLSTANPNALYELGIRHALRPYTTIVISEDKLVYPFDLNHILITKYQHLGDAIDYEEVGRFRQALGNLIDEVIDKNESDSPVYTYLNSLIPPKTQQEIKESIETSPESSQNEDTGKALSLIIQEAESAVEIKDFDSARDLFQSAVLLSKINQEQSDTYLIHRLAFCTYKAAKPDLISSLYKSLDLLISINLAHTNDPETVSTAGAVEKKLYECGEGDQHLENSILYYQRSFYLLNNRYNGINLAITFVYRSNSNIVSNEKERIADLVFAQRTWKRVIFLCERDWPMILIKEKTDASFDSTTEESQEMEEYYARQKFWITVNRAEAYFGLGNFELYGKYLEEAKKIPHPKWMWESFTDQIGRLEAELRKSGHLMDPIWTPPA
- a CDS encoding zinc-dependent metalloprotease is translated as MKKTLLVLLVSILSLPAIYAQNLDLAKFSKREGFVDFYLDEEKGKIYLEVEDLEKEFLYVSSLTAGVGSNDLGLDRGQLGETRVVEFRKTGNKVFLVQKNYGFRAYSDNPAEVKSIQDAFAESILWGFEVAQKNGDNLIVDATNFYMQDTHGVGDRLNRSRQGNFRTDASRSGLYYPTTKNFPKNTEVEATITLTGQITGRELRSVTPGSDAVTVRQRHSFIELPDLDYQKREFDPRGGFFSISYMDFTTPITEPILKRFISRHRLEKTDPSAAVSEVVEPIVYYLDRGTPEPVASALIEGGNYWAQAFEAAGFKDAFRVELAPEGMDLLDVRYNVIQWVHRSTRGWSYGSSVRDPRTGEILKGHVSLGSLRVRQDYLIAQGLIQPYENGTEPDPKMLKLALDRLRQLSAHEIGHTIGLAHSYATSAENRSSVMDYPYPVITQDSNGELDLSVAYDQKIGEWDKWAIKYGYGTVPAGMSESEFLEKTLEDTYAAGYEFITDSDSRDPSGAHPRSHLWDNGSSASTELERMLELRANKLASFGLNAIQDGTPTALLEEVLVPLYLMHRYQVEATSKVIGGLDYQYKVKGDNQPNHKWVPSSTQKEALDALLLTISPDQLEVPKHILALIPPRPYGYGRTRETFVSRTGPVFDPIAPAETIVDLTLSFLLDETRVNRMYLQNLQDESLPSFEEILNEVTGNLFDSSLPSGLKTEIKLMTETKMVDHLISLAKNGAASNSVRAISRAKLDELANQSITNRNSSALLSQHSKYLADKINAFLDLPVELTVQETLKAPDGSPIGSESMTCDFDY